Proteins co-encoded in one Nicotiana sylvestris chromosome 7, ASM39365v2, whole genome shotgun sequence genomic window:
- the LOC104243477 gene encoding protein LAZ1 homolog 2, translating to MASFYISLYVNMYRDLHEPALVIAGCFVLVALILSLLSIFQHLRYYTNPAEQKWIVGVLFMVPVYATESILSLWNQKLSLACDILRNCYEAFALYSFGSYLIACLGGEQEVVELLEDERRKQISQSLLGGEGKAVTQKRTLYNFIFHPCVMGKNLFTIEKFGLVQYMILKTTCAFLALILEIFGVYGDGEFKWHYGYPYITVVLNFSQMWALFCLVQFYNATHHKLQSIKPLAKFISFKAIVFATWWQGVGIALLCYLRVLPKEGKFQTGLQDFLICIEMAIAAIAHVFVFSAKPYHFVPTSVYEEITAQKAETTLKSEDREKPAVVEKIEAKVELPGTSVTESVQDIVVEGGQKVVKDVVLTINQAMEPVEKGMTKIQETFHQISVSDEKEEKQETEIKIEEHEQNLTGDDRSYSQVLISRDERRKT from the exons ATGGCATCATTTTACATCTCTCTCTACGTGAACATGTATAGAGATCTCCACGAACCTGCTCTCGTAATTGctggatgctttgtcttggtagcATTAATCCTATCCCTGTTGTCAATTTTTCAGCATCTCAGATACTATACCAATCCAGCG GAACAAAAATGGATCGTGGGGGTACTTTTCATGGTTCCTGTCTATGCAACTGAATCA ATTTTATCCTTGTGGAACCAAAAATTGTCCCTTGCCTGCGACATATTGAGGAACTGTTACGAAGCATTTGCACTCTATTCTTTTGGAAGTTACTTGATCGCTTGCCTTG GGGGTGAGCAGGAGGTCGTTGAACTGCTCGAAGATGAAAGGAGGAAACAAATCAGTCAGTCATTGCTAGGAGGAGAGGGGAAAGCTGTGACACAAAAAAGAACGTTGTATAACTTCATTTTCCACCCATGTGTCATGGGGAAGAACTTGTTTACCATAGAAAAATTTGGTCTTGTACAATAT ATGATTTTGAAGACAACCTGTGCGTTCCTAGCTCTCATTTTGGAGATCTTTGGTGTATATGGCGATGGAGAGTTCAAGTGGCACTATGG ATACCCTTATATCACTGTGGTACTAAACTTCAGCCAAATGTGGGCACTGTTTTGTCTCGTCCAATTTTATAATGCGACTCACCATAAACTCCAGTCAATAAAACCTCTAGCAAAATTTATTAGTTTCAAGGCCATTGTTTTCGCAACATGGTGGCAAGGGGTGGGGATCGCCTTGTTATGTTATTTAAGGGTGCTTCCGAAGGAAGGGAAGTTCCAGACCGGGTTGCAAGATTTTCTCATCTGCATAGAG ATGGCTATTGCTGCTATTGCGCATGTTTTTGTCTTCTCCGCGAAACCTTATCATTTCGTTCCAACATCCGTGTATGAAGAGATTACTGCCCAAAAAGCAGAAACAACTTTAAAATCAGAAGATAGAGAGAAACCAGCTGTTGTTGAAAAGATAGAAGCTAAGGTTGAGCTTCCTGGGACAAGCGTCACCGAAAGCGTTCAGGACATTGTCGTTGAAGGAGGTCAAAAA GTTGTGAAGGATGTAGTTTTGACCATAAACCAGGCGATGGAACCGGTAGAGAAAGGTATGACAAAGATCCAAGAAACTTTCCACCAAATATCAGTCAGTGacgagaaagaagaaaaacaagagacAGAAATTAAGATTGAGGAACACGAACAGAATTTAACAGGAGATGACAGATCTTATTCTCAGGTGCTTATATCGCGAGATGAAAGGCGTAAAACTTGA
- the LOC104243478 gene encoding uncharacterized protein, with translation MAEEFVKAVEDGVHLSKRIYFGKDRAVAPPKPMTAMEKASQSYLPESPMLYAVINDPAIVDNPDIPSYQPHVHGRCDPPALIPLQMNGISLEADCYLDNMAFITVTGSWRVHCVMGSRSCDCRIAIPMGEQGSILGVEVELPRKTYCTKIVAVDDESGTEKLAKIEDGCFLTPQIFTLTIPQVDGGTNISVTIRWSQKLLYSNGQLTLDVPFSFPDFVTPAGKKISKKEKIQLNINSGPGAEVMCKTTSHPLKERQRQAGKLGFFYESEVLNWSSCNFVFSYTVSSTHISGSVLLQSPPLLDTDQREMFCCSLFPGDQQCRKVFRKEVVFVVDISGSMKGKPIEDTKQALCTALSKLDSQDLFNIIAFNNEKYLFSSSLELATKKAIENATQWIGTNFVAGGGTNILNPLTQAMEMFSYSQQHIPVIFLVTDGAVEDERHICDVLKSHLMQNQMICPRLYTLGIGLFCNHCFLRMLAMMSHGHYAAAYDVDSIEVRMEQLFSRASSVILANISFENLDGLEEFEVLPTSTPDLSSEGPLVLSGRYRGVFPEMLKAKGVLADLSNFSVDLKAVQSKDIPLDKVLARQQVELITAQAWLTENKDLEQKIAQTSIQHAVISEYTRMILMETDRGKVVTESTSKRKVSTAAKNIEEPKLEKKILLENLAVGFGNYSATVENIPPGASETKPETAEILAKAASNCCGKMCDICCCMCCIRTCSKMNDQCAIVLTQFLGSLACLGCFACCELCCSVNDG, from the exons ATGGCGGAGGAATTTGTGAAAGCAGTTGAAGACGGTGTACATCTATCGAAAAGGATATATTTCGGGAAGGATAGGGCGGTGGCGCCGCCGAAGCCGATGACGGCGATGGAGAAGGCGTCACAGTCATACCTGCCGGAATCTCCTATGCTGTACGCCGTGATTAATGATCCTGCTATAGTTGATAACCCGGATATCCCGAGCTACCAGCCTCACGTGCACGGCAGGTGCGATCCTCCTGCTTTGATTCCTCTTCAAATGAACGGAATTTCACTTGAAGCTGATTGTTATTTGGATAATATGGCGTTCATTACTGTCACTGGATCATGGCGTGTGCATTGCGTCATGGGTAGCCGTAGCTGCGACTGTCGTATCGCCATTCCCATGGGTGAACAG GGTTCAATTCTAGGTGTCGAGGTTGAGTTACCCAGGAAAACTTACTGCACTAAAATAGTTGCCGTGGATGACGAAAGCGGAACAGAAAAGCTAGCCAAAATTGAAGATGGATGCTTTCTGACGCCCCAAATTTTTACCCTTACAATACCACAG GTGGATGGTGGAACCAATATATCTGTCACGATTAGATGGTCTCAGAAGTTATTGTATAGCAATGGCCAGCTAACCTTGGACGTACCATTTAGTTTTCCAGACTTTGTCACTCCAGCTGGAAAGAAGATCTCTAAAAAAGAAAAGATACAGCTTAATATTAACTCTGGTCCTGGAGCAGAAGTTATGTGCAAGACCACTAGTCACCCTCTGAAG GAGCGACAACGTCAAGCAGGAAAGTTGGGCTTCTTCTACGAATCTGAAGTCCTTAATTGGTCAAGTTGTAACTTTGTTTTTTCTTACACG GTTTCGTCGACTCATATTTCTGGCAGTGTACTTTTGCAATCGCCCCCACTACTTGACACCGACCAGAGAGAGATGTTTTGCTGCTCTCTTTTTCCGGGAGACCAGCAGTGTAGGAAG GTCTTCAGAAAGGAAGTGGTATTTGTTGTTGATATAAGTGGGAGCATGAAGGGAAAACCAATCGAGGATACCAAACAAGCGCTCTGTACGGCCTTGTCAAAGCTTGATTCTCAAGATCTGTTTAATATAATAGCTTTCAACAATGAAAAGTACCTATTTTCTTCATCACTGGAATTGGCAACCAAGAAGGCTATTGAAAATGCAACTCAGTGGATTGGCACGAATTTTGTTGCTGGTGGTGGAACAAATATTTTGAATCCGTTGACTCAG GCCATGGAGATGTTTTCCTATAGCCAGCAACACATTCCTGTTATTTTCTTGGTCACTGACGGAGCTGTTGAAGATGAAAGACACATCTGTGATGTTCTGAAGAGTCATCTGATGCAAAACCAAATGATATGCCCGCGGCTTTATACATTAGGCATAG GGTTGTTCTGTAACCACTGTTTTTTGCGCATGCTTGCAATGATGAGTCATGGCCACTATGCCGCTGCTTATGATGTTG ATTCTATTGAAGTTCGTATGGAGCAGCTCTTCTCCAGGGCATCATCCGTCATTCTTGCGAATATTTCCTTTGAGAACCTTGACGGTCTTGAAGAATTTGAG GTGCTTCCCACTTCAACTCCAGACCTTTCATCTGAGGGTCCATTGGTGTTGTCAGGCAGATACCGTGGAGTATTCCCCGAGATGCTTAAAGCTAAAGGAGTCCTTGCAGACTTGAGTAACTTCTCTGTGGATCTGAAAGCTGTACAGTCAAAGGACATACCTCTTGATAAG GTGTTGGCGAGGCAACAGGTTGAACTGATTACTGCTCAGGCCTGGTTGACTGAAAATAAGGACCTTGAACAGAAG ATAGCACAAACGAGTATACAACATGCAGTAATTTCTGAATATACACGCATGATATTGATGGAGACCGATAGAGGCAAAGTAGTCACTGAGTCAACCTCCAAGCGGAAG GTCTCCACTGCTGCTAAGAATATTGAAGAACCTAAATTGGAGAAGAAAATACTGCTAGAGAATCTTGCTGTTGGTTTTGGTAACTACAGCGCTACAGTTGAAAATATTCCTCCTGGAGCCTCTGAGACAAAACCCGAAACGGCAGAGATTTTAGCAAAGGCAGCATCTAACTGCTGCGGAAAGATGTGTGACATATGCTGTTGCATGTGCTGTATTCGAACGTGTTCAAAGATGAACGATCAGTGTGCAATTGTGCTGACGCAGTTTCTGGGTTCCTTGGCATGCTTAGGTTGCTTCGCTTGCTGTGAATTATGCTGCTCTGTAAATGATGGATGA